The DNA region ATGAGCCATGGAAAAATCCGCATCGCCCACCATCCTGCCGCGTTTTTCGTGCTACCTTTCCAATGACCAGCACTTGCTGTTGGCCAGAATCTACTTTAGTTTTCTCCCCGTTGAGGACTGACCCATTAAACCTTCTTCACCTCCTTCTGCCCTGATTACCGGAATTACCGGTCAAGATGGCTCGTACCTTGCCGAACTGCTGCTCTCGAAAGGCTACGAGGTGCATGGCATTAAACGTCGCGCCTCTTCGTTTAATACCGAACGTATCGACCATATCTACCAGGACCCTCATGATGCGAAAACGGGATCGGATCGTGGTGCTCGGTTCAAATTGCATTACGGCGACCTGACCGATACTTCGAACCTGACCCGGATTCTCAATGAGGTCCAGCCGGACGAAGTCTACAATCTTGGCGCACAATCGCACGTTGCGGTGTCGTTCGAATCGCCTGAGTACACGGCGGATGTCGACGGCCTCGGTACGCTGCGGTTATTGGAGGCGATCCGGTTCTTAGGGCTGGAAAAGAAGACCCGTTTCTATCAAGCGTCCACTTCCGAGTTGTTTGGATTGGTCCAAGAGATCCCCCAACGGGAAACGACTCCGTTCTACCCTCGATCGCCTTATGCCTGCGCGAAACTGTACGCCTACTGGATCACAGTGAACTACCGCGAATCCTATGGGATGTATGCCTGTAACGGGATTCTGTTTAACCATGAATCTCCACGTCGCGGTGAAACGTTCGTCACTCGCAAGATCACTCGCGGGCT from Novipirellula artificiosorum includes:
- the gmd gene encoding GDP-mannose 4,6-dehydratase — protein: MKPSSPPSALITGITGQDGSYLAELLLSKGYEVHGIKRRASSFNTERIDHIYQDPHDAKTGSDRGARFKLHYGDLTDTSNLTRILNEVQPDEVYNLGAQSHVAVSFESPEYTADVDGLGTLRLLEAIRFLGLEKKTRFYQASTSELFGLVQEIPQRETTPFYPRSPYACAKLYAYWITVNYRESYGMYACNGILFNHESPRRGETFVTRKITRGLANIAQGLEKCLFLGNMDSLRDWGHAKDYVRMQWMMLQQETAEDFVIATGQQISVREFVRMSAGEAGLIVEFSGKGVDEIAKVTEIVDAAKAPAVAVGDVIVRVDPRYFRPAEVETLLGDPAKAKAKLGWECEISVEEMCAEMVACDLENARKHALLKRHGHNVSVAVE